One Corythoichthys intestinalis isolate RoL2023-P3 chromosome 9, ASM3026506v1, whole genome shotgun sequence DNA window includes the following coding sequences:
- the LOC130922380 gene encoding ADP-ribosylation factor-like protein 8B, with protein sequence MLALINRLLDWFRSLFWKEEMELTLVGLQYSGKTTFVNVIASGQFSEDMIPTVGFNMRKVTKGNVTIKIWDIGGQPRFRSMWERYCRGVNAIVYMVDAADREKIEASRNELHNLLDKPQLQGIPVLVLGNKRDLPNALDEKQLIEKMNLSAIQDREICCYSVSCKEKDNIDITLQWLIQHSKSRRS encoded by the exons ATGTTGGCCCTGATAAACAGGCTTTTGGACTGGTTCCGATCCCTTTTCTGGAAAGAAGAGATGGAACTTACACTCGTGGGACTTCAGTATTCCGGGAAGACCACCTTCGTCAATGTGATTGCT TCAGGCCAGTTCAGTGAAGACATGATTCCTACGGTTGGATTCAACATGCGGAAAGTCACAAAAGGCAACGTGACTATTAAG atATGGGATATAGGCGGGCAGCCCCGCTTCAGAAGCATGTGGGAACGCTACTGTCGAGGAGTGAATGCTATTGT GTATATGGTGGACGCAGCAGATCGAGAAAAGATAGAAGCGTCCCGAAATGAGCTCCACAACTTGTTGGACAAACCACAACTACAAGGAATTCCA GTTCTAGTGCTAGGCAACAAGAGAGACTTGCCCAACGCCCTGGATGAGAAGCAGCTTATTGAAAAGAT GAACCTATCTGCCATTCAGGATCGGGAAATCTGCTGCTACTCGGTATCCTGCAAAGAGAAAGACAACATCG ATATTACACTACAGTGGCTCATCCAGCACTCAAAGTCACGGAGAAGCTGA